Proteins encoded in a region of the Terriglobales bacterium genome:
- a CDS encoding RidA family protein has translation MKRSATVLLLFLLAAGVTCVAQKERKYIVLKRPAAEVAEAPFSEAVLAGDTLYVTGHIGVDPATGKVPAAPEQEARLVMDSVRRAVEAAGLSMDDLVQVTVFCSDVSYFNAFNGVYRTYFHGGNYPARAFVGSGKLLFGARFQVMAIGVKRK, from the coding sequence ATGAAACGATCGGCGACGGTTCTGCTGCTGTTCCTGCTGGCGGCCGGCGTGACCTGCGTGGCGCAGAAAGAGCGCAAGTACATCGTGCTGAAGCGGCCGGCGGCGGAGGTGGCGGAGGCGCCCTTCAGCGAAGCGGTGCTGGCGGGCGACACCCTCTACGTCACCGGGCACATCGGGGTGGACCCGGCCACGGGCAAGGTTCCGGCCGCGCCCGAGCAGGAGGCGCGGCTGGTGATGGACAGCGTCCGGCGCGCGGTGGAGGCCGCCGGGCTCAGCATGGACGACCTGGTGCAGGTCACCGTGTTCTGTTCGGACGTGAGCTACTTCAACGCCTTCAACGGGGTCTACCGCACCTACTTCCACGGCGGCAATTACCCGGCGCGCGCCTTCGTGGGCTCGGGCAAGCTGCTGTTCGGAGCGCGCTTCCAGGTGATGGCCATCGGGGTCAAGCGAAAGTAG